The DNA sequence TCGGCGAAGGCGCGAAACAGCGTGCGGCGCGACGTGTTCGCGGCGCGCGCGATCTCGTTGGGCGAAATCGGCTGGGCGAGATTGGCTGCGATGTAGGCACGCGCGCGCTCGACGATCCTTGCATGCGCCTGCGCGCTGCTGCGCCGGTTGAGCCCCATCGGCTCCCGTCCGACGAGATCGACGATCGCATCGAGCAGCGCATTGCCGACATTGCCCTCACCGAAGCGTGGCACGCTGTGGCCGGCATGAATGCGCTCGAAGGCTTGTTTCAGCCGCATATTGATCGCCGCCGGCATCGGCCGATGGTAGAGACCGGTGCCGCCCAGGACAGGCCTGTCGAGCACGAGTTCCTCATCTGCGGCGATTTCTTCCAACCGTTCGATCGAGAGCGACGCCGTCGCATAGAGCGAACCGGGCGTGTAGAAGGCATCGTGCTCGTCGCCGGCGTGAAACACGCCCACCGCGCCGCTTACCGTTTCGTTCAGCCAGTGCCGCGTGCCCGCGCCCATGCGCAAGCCGACGCCGACCGTCAGGAGGTCCCGTGACAACGGTCCGCGGAGCGCGATCTGGCCGTTGATCAGGCCGCTGCTGTAAAGGATGTCATCCTGCTGCGAGAAGACGAGGCTTCCCGACAGGGGCAATCTCGACATCTGCGTCACGTCGAGGCCGGCACCATAGACCCCATCGCTCAGATCTTCGATCCGGGCGATGGGTAACCTGACCCAGGCTCGCGAAAGCTCGTTCATGGGGCGCCCCAAAGGGTGGACCGTACACCGCCACCCTGCCGAAATCCGCCGGCTCCCGTAAGTACGTAACTGTTAATGTTGGCACCGGGCAGCCTCGAAGCGTACATGGCAAGCGACCGCTTCGAGGCTGCCGCAAGCCCTCAGCCTTCCCTGCCCTGGCTCTTGATGGCCTGGTCGATCCGTGCTGCCAGTTCGTCGCTCACAGGCACCATCGGCAGGCGCATTTCCGGGCTGTCGATCAGCCCTTCGCGCCAGAGCCAGTGCTTGATCGGCCCCGGGCTCGGCTCGGCAAAAAGCAGCCTGGGCAGATCGGCAAGACGCTGCCAGTCGGTAAGAGCGCCCGGTTGATCGCCGGCGATGAGCCGGTTGCGAATGGCTGCAAAGGCGGCGGTGTGGACAT is a window from the Ensifer adhaerens genome containing:
- a CDS encoding helix-turn-helix domain-containing protein translates to MNELSRAWVRLPIARIEDLSDGVYGAGLDVTQMSRLPLSGSLVFSQQDDILYSSGLINGQIALRGPLSRDLLTVGVGLRMGAGTRHWLNETVSGAVGVFHAGDEHDAFYTPGSLYATASLSIERLEEIAADEELVLDRPVLGGTGLYHRPMPAAINMRLKQAFERIHAGHSVPRFGEGNVGNALLDAIVDLVGREPMGLNRRSSAQAHARIVERARAYIAANLAQPISPNEIARAANTSRRTLFRAFADLLDDTPQGYVRRLRLHRIRHDLADREEAACTIALIANRWGISELGRMAGWYNELFGERPSATLALALRGAPKTSSTRH